A genome region from Selenomonadales bacterium includes the following:
- a CDS encoding phospho-N-acetylmuramoyl-pentapeptide-transferase yields the protein MIDIQQLISALLVALAVSLALGPIAIPMLRRLKFGQSIREEGPKSHQAKSGTPTMGGIMILIAITVASLIFVGGSREVWLALFITLGHGVIGFIDDFIKVVLKRNLGLKARQKLLGQILMAVALVYISITYMGGDTNLWIPVLDQTIDCGIFYYILIFFVLVGTTNAVNLTDGLDGLASGTMAVAAIAYAIICLIFGQYELAVFCMTVVGGVLGFLKYNAHPAKVFMGDTGSLALGGALAAVAVLTKTELLLIIVGGVFVVEALSVIIQVASFKTTGKRVFLMSPIHHHFELKGWSEKKVVTVFWLCGALLSVVALMMVMAV from the coding sequence ATGATTGATATACAACAACTGATCTCGGCACTGCTTGTTGCACTTGCTGTTTCTTTGGCACTCGGCCCGATCGCGATACCGATGCTCAGACGATTGAAATTCGGTCAGAGCATTCGCGAAGAAGGTCCGAAGAGCCACCAAGCCAAGTCGGGAACACCGACGATGGGTGGTATTATGATATTGATCGCGATCACGGTCGCATCGCTTATTTTTGTCGGAGGCAGTCGTGAGGTATGGCTCGCACTCTTTATCACGCTCGGTCACGGCGTCATCGGTTTTATTGATGACTTTATCAAAGTCGTCTTGAAACGTAACCTCGGTCTTAAGGCACGGCAGAAGCTTCTCGGTCAGATCTTGATGGCAGTCGCACTTGTCTATATCTCGATCACCTATATGGGCGGCGATACGAATCTGTGGATTCCTGTACTCGATCAGACGATCGATTGCGGTATCTTCTATTACATCTTGATATTCTTCGTGCTTGTCGGTACGACGAATGCGGTAAACTTGACGGACGGTCTTGACGGGCTCGCATCGGGTACGATGGCGGTAGCGGCCATTGCCTATGCGATCATCTGTCTTATCTTTGGTCAATACGAGCTTGCCGTATTCTGCATGACGGTCGTCGGCGGTGTGCTCGGTTTCCTCAAGTATAACGCGCATCCTGCGAAGGTATTCATGGGCGATACCGGTTCGCTCGCACTCGGCGGTGCGTTGGCGGCTGTTGCCGTGTTAACGAAAACGGAGCTTCTCTTGATCATCGTCGGCGGTGTATTCGTCGTGGAAGCGTTGTCTGTTATCATTCAGGTAGCATCGTTCAAGACGACAGGTAAACGCGTATTTTTGATGAGTCCGATCCACCATCATTTTGAACTCAAAGGCTGGTCGGAGAAAAAAGTTGTTACGGTATTTTGGCTCTGCGGTGCGCTCTTGAGCGTCGTTGCCTTGATGATGGTAATGGCAGTGTAA